In a single window of the Nocardiopsis composta genome:
- a CDS encoding transglycosylase domain-containing protein — protein MDEGKQRTEDDRGRGEAGGAEEPPEDRAEKAGRDGGTAHAPASHRRSGRRRRRGRSRGNAGGRERRSAGRRSRLRRALAFTGKAAALAVLLGAGAAAAAGVVAYRNTPDPAELRPQAGAELKGTSVDYADGEEAVTFGELHRIPVEREEIPQTVVDGVLAAEQRTFNTDPGVSPAGLLRAVVSGGASGGGSTITQQMARNYYDVLSQERTYARKLKEILISIKVGRTMSRDDILTTYLNTIYFGRNAYGVQAAAQAYFGKDVSELDRAEGAFIGAVIQQPGNFERYGADPEVERALEKRWAYVVDGLVEMYEADPGQGLSRAEADALEFPEVAARDSEGRFEGYKGYVKAAVERELRERYGLSDAEIAGGGYRVATSLREDLMESAERVAGEAADGAPAGTRAGLVAMDPRTGEITAFAGGADFLQEPDPSLVERAQAGTAFKPYVLAAALERGENPERLLAPDDAAAGGGAEEQGDGEEEEPEPGGGLLRPDRADDDGLLAGLAEETGPAAVAGLAEASGIAEEQFDTAELEPSIAVGTYQVTALDQARGYATLANGGVRMPAHLITGVTDQHGEVREPADAAEPASGTAAMSADAAAGTVRALALADLRERPVAPDDPTAAHTVAGMPGTYAGGRGAAWYVGATPNHSVAFVLAREGGGRIAPDAASAAAAAAGAWTAFAGDLLRDEEPVPFPGFSGLPDGGGRPPGPYVPDTVPPAREDPASETPTAAG, from the coding sequence ATGGACGAGGGGAAGCAGCGCACCGAGGACGACCGGGGCCGCGGGGAGGCCGGCGGGGCCGAGGAGCCGCCGGAGGACCGGGCGGAGAAGGCCGGACGGGACGGCGGCACCGCGCACGCCCCCGCCTCGCACCGGCGGTCCGGGCGGCGCCGGCGCCGGGGGCGGTCCCGGGGGAACGCCGGCGGGCGCGAACGGCGGTCGGCCGGGCGGCGCTCCCGGCTGCGCCGCGCCCTGGCGTTCACCGGGAAGGCCGCGGCCCTCGCCGTCCTGCTCGGCGCCGGGGCCGCGGCCGCCGCCGGCGTGGTCGCCTACCGGAACACCCCCGACCCCGCCGAGCTGAGACCGCAGGCCGGCGCCGAGCTCAAGGGCACCAGCGTCGACTACGCCGACGGCGAGGAGGCCGTCACCTTCGGCGAGCTGCACCGCATCCCGGTCGAGCGCGAGGAGATCCCGCAGACCGTGGTGGACGGGGTGCTCGCCGCCGAGCAGCGCACCTTCAATACCGACCCCGGCGTCTCCCCCGCCGGCCTGCTCCGCGCCGTCGTCTCCGGCGGCGCCTCCGGGGGCGGCTCCACCATCACCCAGCAGATGGCGCGCAACTACTACGACGTGCTGTCCCAGGAGCGGACCTACGCCCGCAAGCTCAAGGAGATCCTGATCTCGATCAAGGTCGGGCGGACCATGTCCCGCGACGACATCCTCACCACCTACCTGAACACCATCTACTTCGGCCGGAACGCCTACGGGGTGCAGGCCGCCGCCCAGGCCTACTTCGGCAAGGACGTCTCCGAGCTGGACCGGGCGGAGGGCGCGTTCATCGGCGCCGTCATCCAGCAGCCCGGCAACTTCGAGCGGTACGGCGCCGACCCGGAGGTGGAGCGGGCGCTGGAGAAGCGGTGGGCCTACGTGGTGGACGGCCTGGTGGAGATGTACGAGGCCGACCCCGGGCAGGGCCTCTCCCGGGCGGAGGCGGACGCCCTGGAGTTCCCCGAGGTGGCCGCGCGCGACTCGGAGGGGCGGTTCGAGGGGTACAAGGGGTATGTGAAGGCCGCGGTCGAGCGGGAGCTGCGGGAGCGCTACGGCCTCTCCGACGCCGAGATCGCCGGCGGCGGCTACCGGGTCGCCACCTCGCTGCGCGAGGACCTGATGGAGTCGGCCGAGCGGGTGGCCGGAGAGGCGGCGGACGGCGCCCCCGCCGGCACCCGCGCCGGGCTGGTCGCGATGGACCCCCGCACCGGGGAGATCACCGCGTTCGCCGGCGGCGCGGACTTCCTGCAGGAGCCCGACCCGTCCCTGGTGGAGCGGGCCCAGGCCGGCACCGCGTTCAAGCCCTACGTGCTCGCCGCCGCCCTGGAGCGGGGCGAGAACCCGGAGCGGCTGCTCGCCCCGGACGACGCGGCCGCCGGCGGCGGGGCCGAGGAGCAGGGGGACGGGGAGGAGGAAGAGCCGGAACCCGGCGGCGGCCTGCTCCGGCCGGACCGGGCCGACGACGACGGCCTCCTCGCCGGGCTGGCCGAGGAGACCGGGCCCGCCGCGGTGGCCGGGCTGGCGGAGGCCTCCGGGATCGCCGAGGAGCAGTTCGACACCGCCGAGCTGGAGCCGAGCATCGCGGTGGGCACCTACCAGGTCACCGCGCTGGACCAGGCGCGCGGCTACGCCACCCTGGCCAACGGCGGGGTGCGGATGCCGGCGCACCTGATCACCGGGGTGACCGACCAGCACGGCGAGGTGCGCGAGCCGGCGGACGCCGCGGAGCCGGCCTCCGGAACCGCCGCGATGAGCGCCGATGCGGCCGCCGGCACCGTGCGCGCGCTGGCCCTGGCCGACCTGCGCGAGCGGCCGGTCGCCCCGGACGACCCGACCGCCGCGCACACCGTCGCCGGCATGCCGGGCACCTACGCCGGCGGCCGCGGCGCCGCCTGGTACGTCGGCGCCACCCCGAACCACTCGGTCGCGTTCGTCCTGGCCCGCGAGGGCGGCGGCCGGATCGCCCCGGACGCGGCCTCGGCCGCCGCCGCGGCGGCCGGCGCGTGGACCGCCTTCGCCGGCGACCTCCTCCGGGACGAGGAGCCGGTGCCCTTCCCCGGCTTCTCGGGCCTCCCGGACGGCGGGGGGCGGCCGCCCGGCCCTTACGTCCCGGACACCGTCCCCCCGGCCCGCGAGGACCCGGCCTCGGAAACGCCGACCGCCGCGGGCTGA
- a CDS encoding flavodoxin family protein yields MARLLIVHHTPSPATQELFEAVRAGATDDEIEGVEVTARAALAATASDLLAADAVVLGTPANIGYMSGALKLFFDTVYYPCLNDTAGLPYGLYVHGNNDTAGAVRAVEQIAEGMGWARVRPPVEAVGAVTGEVREACWELGAVTALAAAGEV; encoded by the coding sequence ATGGCACGCCTGCTGATCGTCCACCACACCCCCTCGCCCGCCACCCAGGAGCTCTTCGAGGCGGTGCGGGCGGGGGCGACCGACGACGAGATCGAGGGGGTCGAGGTCACCGCGCGGGCGGCGCTCGCCGCGACCGCCTCCGACCTGCTCGCGGCCGACGCCGTGGTGCTGGGCACCCCGGCGAACATCGGCTACATGTCCGGTGCCCTGAAGCTGTTCTTCGACACGGTGTACTACCCGTGCCTGAACGACACCGCGGGGCTGCCCTACGGCCTCTACGTGCACGGCAACAACGACACCGCGGGAGCGGTGCGGGCCGTCGAGCAGATCGCCGAGGGGATGGGCTGGGCGCGGGTCCGCCCGCCGGTGGAGGCGGTGGGCGCGGTGACCGGTGAGGTGCGTGAGGCCTGCTGGGAACTGGGAGCGGTCACCGCGCTGGCCGCCGCCGGGGAGGTCTGA
- a CDS encoding type II CAAX endopeptidase family protein has product MAYRWVLWGGAAVVAVLAAIVVGAALAGRPEMPAEMQWLGLGAFWGVWLPVAAGLLLTWFLAGRTGQAELHRRTETALMGHPIVGELGVLLASLVGYIAAGIGLYQLFKLVIEDIPPGIELSVARIVFLFLIPVLLVDRGGFTVSGHSTAMPGLAMRVREPWRWLGLVTVAVCVALASLDIGEVALAGVRTVLFSVAVAAAVCMIEEIFFRGMVQTRLELLMGRAPAVVLTALLFAGAHAVSGHFNPRNPLSYVGFIEGAGASVLTFGLLGLLLGYVWVRYRNIWVNALLYTGLVVAGMLPVAYADQIPFS; this is encoded by the coding sequence GTGGCGTACAGGTGGGTGCTGTGGGGCGGGGCCGCCGTCGTGGCGGTCCTCGCCGCGATCGTGGTCGGTGCGGCCCTGGCCGGCCGGCCGGAGATGCCGGCGGAGATGCAGTGGCTCGGTCTCGGCGCCTTCTGGGGCGTCTGGCTTCCGGTCGCCGCCGGCCTGCTGCTGACCTGGTTCCTGGCCGGTCGGACCGGCCAGGCCGAGCTGCACCGGCGCACCGAGACCGCGCTGATGGGCCATCCGATCGTCGGCGAGCTCGGCGTGCTGCTGGCCTCGCTGGTCGGCTACATCGCCGCCGGCATCGGGCTCTACCAGCTGTTCAAACTGGTGATCGAGGACATCCCGCCGGGCATCGAGTTATCGGTGGCGCGGATCGTCTTCCTCTTCCTGATCCCGGTGCTCCTGGTCGACCGGGGCGGTTTCACGGTCAGCGGGCACAGCACGGCGATGCCGGGCCTGGCGATGCGGGTCCGCGAGCCGTGGCGCTGGCTGGGCCTGGTCACCGTGGCGGTCTGCGTCGCGCTGGCCTCGCTGGACATCGGTGAGGTCGCCCTGGCCGGGGTCAGGACGGTGCTGTTCAGCGTGGCCGTCGCGGCGGCGGTCTGCATGATCGAGGAGATCTTCTTCCGCGGCATGGTGCAGACCCGGCTGGAGCTGCTGATGGGGCGGGCGCCCGCGGTGGTGCTGACCGCGCTGCTGTTCGCCGGGGCGCACGCGGTCAGCGGCCACTTCAACCCGCGCAACCCGCTCAGCTATGTGGGCTTCATCGAGGGGGCGGGCGCCTCCGTGCTCACCTTCGGCCTGCTCGGCCTGCTGCTCGGCTACGTCTGGGTGCGCTACCGCAACATCTGGGTCAACGCGCTGCTCTACACCGGGCTGGTGGTCGCCGGCATGCTCCCGGTCGCCTACGCCGACCAGATCCCGTTCTCCTGA
- a CDS encoding CAAX protease family protein produces MASIDLSGGGPGTGAGSRAGRIAGWSAAAALTLCVLVHQLGGGAGEGRTAALFWAGSAAGVLLLRLLPPRAPEQRMRARVRARLAGHPVAAETALLLGCPVAFAGAYTVLTPLFASIGPAAEPLAYYTAKIIFLLLIPLLFVGGAGLMRRSSGPDLPSLALRVREPWRWAGLPVALLAPLALAAPWAPYVVLPGALPDDYAVGAALLVSYVGITAAEVLFFAVLLQTRLELLLGRWPAILLIALVYPALSLVGRPVGGGLESLADAVALLGAGVILSGYMWSRHRNAWSVLAMHGLLTTFAVVPTGVFAVTTG; encoded by the coding sequence GTGGCATCGATCGACCTCAGCGGCGGCGGGCCGGGAACCGGGGCGGGGAGCCGGGCCGGCCGGATCGCCGGGTGGTCGGCGGCCGCGGCGCTCACCCTCTGCGTCCTGGTCCACCAGCTCGGCGGCGGCGCCGGTGAGGGGCGCACCGCCGCGCTCTTCTGGGCGGGCTCCGCGGCCGGGGTGCTGCTGCTCCGCCTCCTGCCGCCGCGCGCCCCCGAACAGCGGATGCGCGCCCGGGTGCGCGCCCGGCTGGCCGGGCACCCGGTCGCGGCCGAGACCGCGCTGCTGCTCGGCTGCCCGGTCGCCTTCGCCGGCGCCTACACCGTGCTCACCCCGCTGTTCGCCTCGATCGGCCCGGCCGCGGAGCCGCTGGCCTACTACACCGCCAAGATCATCTTCCTGCTGCTCATCCCGCTGCTGTTCGTCGGCGGCGCGGGGCTGATGCGCCGGTCCAGCGGGCCCGACCTGCCGAGCCTGGCCCTGCGGGTGCGCGAGCCGTGGCGCTGGGCCGGGCTGCCGGTGGCGCTGCTCGCCCCGCTGGCCCTCGCCGCCCCCTGGGCGCCCTACGTGGTGCTGCCCGGAGCACTCCCCGACGACTACGCGGTCGGTGCGGCGCTGCTGGTCAGCTATGTCGGCATCACCGCGGCCGAGGTGCTGTTCTTCGCCGTGCTGCTGCAGACCCGGCTGGAGCTGCTGCTCGGCCGCTGGCCGGCGATCCTGCTCATCGCCCTGGTCTACCCGGCCCTCTCGCTGGTCGGCCGGCCGGTGGGCGGCGGCCTGGAGAGCCTGGCCGACGCGGTCGCGCTGCTCGGGGCCGGGGTGATCCTCTCCGGGTACATGTGGTCGCGCCACCGCAACGCCTGGTCGGTGCTGGCCATGCACGGGCTGCTGACCACCTTCGCGGTGGTACCGACCGGTGTCTTCGCGGTGACCACCGGCTGA
- a CDS encoding RNA degradosome polyphosphate kinase, with amino-acid sequence MSGRAVVMGEEAAALPEGRFLDREEGWLRFNQRVLELAEDAAMPLLERVRFLAIFASNLDEFFMVRVAGLKRRLATGLAVPSPSGHHPKELLERISEVSQELMQRHARTFHDAIAPALADAGIRILRWEELGDTDRERMHRFFRRAVYPVLTPFAVDPAHPFPYISGRSLNLAVTVRDPRTGRTAFARIKVPSALHRFIRLEGDNFVPVEDVIAAHLPQLFAGMDVLEHHAFRVTRNADLEVDEDETDDLVQSLENELLRRRFGPLVRLEVEESITDEVLDILCSELGAEDKEVYRVPGPLNLAGLDLIADLDRPELSFSPMVPVEPPGLDRGDLFAAIDEGELLVHHPYESFATTIERFLALAATDPSVVAIKQTLYRTSGDSPIVQSLIEAALAGKEVVVLVEIKARFDEQNNIAWARKLEEAGAHVVYGVVGLKTHCKLALVVRRDENGVLRRYCHVGTGNYNPSTARIYEDFGLFSTDPEVGEDLSDLFNRLTGFSRKVHYRRLMVAPDGLRTGLTARIDREVAAAADGRPARIRIKVNSLVDEEVIDALYRASQAGVPVDLWVRGSCVLRPGLPGLSENIRVRSILGRFLEHSRVFAFENGGDPEVWLGSADLMPRNLDRRVEALIRVAHPEHRDRLVELLDAAMDERTSSWHLAAGGDWTRHTRDADGAPLRDLQSSLRGDRHLRAFDG; translated from the coding sequence ATGTCCGGAAGAGCGGTGGTCATGGGGGAAGAGGCGGCGGCGCTGCCGGAAGGGCGGTTCCTGGACCGGGAGGAAGGCTGGCTCCGGTTCAACCAGCGGGTCCTCGAACTCGCCGAGGACGCCGCGATGCCCCTCCTGGAGCGGGTCCGCTTCCTGGCGATCTTCGCGAGCAACCTGGACGAGTTCTTCATGGTCCGGGTCGCCGGGCTGAAGCGCCGGCTGGCCACCGGGCTGGCCGTGCCCAGTCCCAGCGGCCACCACCCCAAGGAGCTGCTGGAGCGGATCTCCGAGGTCAGCCAGGAGCTCATGCAGCGGCACGCGCGCACCTTCCACGACGCGATCGCCCCCGCCCTGGCCGACGCGGGCATCCGCATCCTGCGCTGGGAGGAGCTGGGCGACACCGACCGGGAGCGGATGCACCGGTTCTTCCGCCGCGCCGTCTACCCGGTGCTCACCCCGTTCGCGGTGGACCCGGCGCACCCCTTCCCCTACATCTCCGGCCGCTCGCTCAACCTCGCGGTCACCGTCCGCGACCCGCGCACCGGCCGCACCGCCTTCGCCCGGATCAAGGTGCCCTCGGCGCTGCACCGGTTCATCCGGCTGGAGGGGGACAACTTCGTCCCGGTCGAGGACGTGATCGCCGCCCACCTGCCCCAGCTGTTCGCCGGGATGGACGTGCTGGAGCACCACGCGTTCCGGGTCACCCGCAACGCCGACCTGGAGGTCGACGAGGACGAGACCGACGACCTGGTGCAGTCGCTGGAGAACGAGCTGCTCCGGCGCAGGTTCGGCCCGCTGGTCCGGCTGGAGGTGGAGGAGTCCATCACCGACGAGGTGCTGGACATCCTCTGCAGCGAGCTGGGCGCCGAGGACAAGGAGGTCTACCGCGTCCCCGGCCCGCTCAACCTGGCCGGCCTGGACCTCATCGCCGACCTGGACCGGCCGGAGCTGAGCTTCTCCCCGATGGTCCCGGTGGAGCCGCCCGGCCTGGACCGCGGCGACCTGTTCGCCGCGATCGACGAGGGCGAGCTGCTGGTGCACCACCCCTACGAGTCGTTCGCCACCACCATCGAGCGGTTCCTCGCCCTGGCCGCCACCGACCCCAGCGTGGTGGCGATCAAGCAGACCCTCTACCGCACCAGCGGCGACTCGCCCATCGTGCAGTCGCTGATCGAGGCCGCCCTGGCCGGCAAGGAGGTGGTCGTCCTCGTCGAGATCAAGGCCCGGTTCGACGAGCAGAACAACATCGCCTGGGCGCGCAAGCTGGAGGAGGCCGGCGCGCACGTGGTCTACGGCGTGGTCGGCCTCAAGACGCACTGCAAGCTCGCCCTGGTGGTGCGGCGGGACGAGAACGGCGTGCTGCGCCGCTACTGCCACGTCGGCACCGGCAACTACAACCCCAGCACCGCCCGGATCTACGAGGACTTCGGGCTGTTCAGCACCGACCCCGAGGTCGGCGAGGACCTCAGCGACCTGTTCAACCGGCTCACCGGCTTCTCCCGCAAGGTCCACTACCGGCGGCTGATGGTCGCCCCGGACGGCCTGCGCACCGGGCTCACCGCGCGGATCGACCGGGAGGTGGCGGCGGCCGCCGACGGCCGCCCCGCGCGCATCCGGATCAAGGTCAACTCGCTGGTCGACGAGGAGGTCATCGACGCGCTGTACCGGGCCTCCCAGGCCGGCGTCCCGGTGGACCTGTGGGTGCGCGGCAGCTGCGTGCTCCGCCCCGGCCTGCCCGGGCTGTCGGAGAACATCCGGGTGCGCAGCATCCTCGGCCGGTTCCTGGAGCACTCCCGGGTGTTCGCCTTCGAGAACGGCGGCGACCCCGAGGTGTGGCTGGGCAGCGCCGACCTGATGCCGCGCAACCTGGACCGCCGGGTGGAGGCGCTCATCCGGGTCGCCCACCCCGAGCACCGCGACCGCCTGGTCGAGCTGCTCGACGCGGCGATGGACGAGCGCACCTCCTCCTGGCACCTGGCGGCCGGCGGAGACTGGACCCGACACACTCGCGACGCCGACGGGGCGCCCCTGCGCGACCTGCAGAGCTCCCTGCGCGGCGACCGGCACCTGAGAGCGTTCGATGGCTGA
- a CDS encoding NUDIX hydrolase: MADDYPFDEASITSAWPPRDAAPGGYMEPIRAAGAVLWREAPGGGREVALVHRPDRQDWTLPKGKVKNGEHVLDAAVREAAEETGLRPVLGRRLPPQRYLRDGWPKLVDWWVARPSGESSFTPNEEIDAVEWCAPAEARERLTYDHDVQVLDNVFSGPLETFPLVLLRHTSAGEKRDWSGNDLLRPLDESGREDAWGLARVLGAYGLMRVVTSAAARCTETVLPYAAEQGAEVRTLPALTAGVHGDASAVDAEAACREFGRLLDEGLPTLVCTHGELVGHLMREALGRLDAPVTQQISLRKGNFWVLHVPVGERTLAAVERHPASGG; encoded by the coding sequence ATGGCTGACGACTACCCCTTCGACGAGGCCTCCATCACCAGCGCCTGGCCGCCCCGGGACGCCGCGCCCGGCGGGTACATGGAGCCGATCCGGGCCGCCGGCGCCGTGCTGTGGCGCGAGGCCCCCGGCGGCGGCCGCGAGGTGGCGCTGGTGCACCGCCCCGACCGGCAGGACTGGACCCTGCCCAAGGGCAAGGTGAAGAACGGCGAGCACGTGCTGGACGCGGCGGTGCGCGAGGCCGCCGAGGAGACCGGCCTGCGCCCGGTCCTCGGCCGCCGCCTGCCCCCGCAGCGCTACCTGCGCGACGGCTGGCCCAAGCTGGTCGACTGGTGGGTGGCCCGCCCCTCCGGGGAGTCCTCGTTCACGCCCAACGAGGAGATCGACGCGGTGGAGTGGTGCGCCCCGGCCGAGGCCCGGGAGCGGCTCACCTACGACCACGACGTGCAGGTGCTGGACAACGTCTTCTCCGGCCCGCTGGAGACCTTCCCGCTGGTGCTGCTCCGGCACACCTCGGCCGGGGAGAAGCGCGACTGGAGCGGCAACGACCTGCTCCGCCCGCTGGACGAGAGCGGACGGGAGGACGCCTGGGGGCTGGCCCGGGTGCTGGGCGCCTACGGCCTGATGCGGGTGGTCACCTCGGCCGCGGCGCGCTGCACCGAGACCGTGCTGCCCTACGCCGCGGAGCAGGGCGCGGAGGTGCGCACCCTGCCGGCGCTCACCGCCGGCGTGCACGGCGACGCCTCCGCGGTGGACGCCGAGGCCGCGTGCCGGGAGTTCGGCCGGCTGCTCGACGAGGGCCTGCCCACCCTGGTCTGCACGCACGGCGAGCTCGTCGGGCACCTGATGCGGGAGGCGCTGGGCCGGCTGGACGCGCCGGTCACCCAGCAGATCTCGCTGCGCAAGGGGAACTTCTGGGTGCTGCACGTGCCGGTGGGCGAGCGCACCCTGGCCGCGGTCGAACGCCACCCGGCCTCCGGCGGCTGA
- a CDS encoding SRPBCC family protein: protein MAQLRVARSAVVDAPASLIFDIIASPARHAEFDGSGTVQEAAEGPERLGPDARFGMDMRMGVGYRMGNRVVEFEEGRLIAWRHVGAHRWRWELEPLGDAATRVTETFDYSTVPAPMAFAYQMLGIPSRNARSIEASLLRLKDLAEKEHTDG, encoded by the coding sequence ATGGCACAGCTCAGAGTGGCGCGCAGCGCCGTCGTCGACGCTCCGGCGTCGCTGATCTTCGACATCATCGCCTCGCCCGCCCGGCACGCCGAGTTCGACGGGTCGGGCACCGTCCAGGAGGCCGCCGAGGGCCCGGAGCGGCTCGGCCCGGACGCCCGCTTCGGCATGGACATGCGGATGGGCGTGGGCTACCGGATGGGCAACCGGGTGGTGGAGTTCGAGGAGGGCCGGCTGATCGCCTGGCGGCACGTGGGCGCGCACCGCTGGCGCTGGGAGCTGGAGCCGCTGGGCGACGCGGCCACCCGGGTCACCGAGACCTTCGACTACTCCACGGTGCCCGCCCCGATGGCCTTCGCCTACCAGATGCTCGGGATCCCGTCCCGCAACGCCCGCTCCATCGAGGCCTCGCTGCTCCGGCTCAAGGACCTCGCGGAGAAGGAGCACACCGACGGCTGA
- a CDS encoding ABC transporter ATP-binding protein, with product MSTEGDTARREEPGAAPEAAPRGAAAAEPVLDARLAVDRGRFRLDARITAGPGEVVALLGPNGAGKSTALRALAGLQPLSSGRVLLEGRDITAEPVERRPIGVVFQDYLLFGHMSALENVAFGPRCRGTGRTEARALAAELLADMGLEAYAHTRPRRLSGGQAQRVALARALAVRPRLLLLDEPLAALDAHTRVEVRAGLSRRLHDFDGAAVLVTHDPLEAMVLADRVTVLEGGGVVQEGPPAEVARYPRTDYVARLVGLNLYRGERHGTSIEVDGAGENRAAGVRIEVASPGEGRVFAAFPPRAVALYREEPVGTPRNVWRLRVEGVERFGDQVRVRLGGALPLSADITPAALAELAPEPGGEVWASVKATEVQCYPA from the coding sequence GTGAGCACCGAGGGGGACACCGCGCGCCGGGAGGAGCCCGGGGCCGCGCCGGAGGCGGCTCCCCGTGGGGCGGCCGCCGCGGAGCCGGTGCTGGACGCCCGGCTCGCCGTCGACCGGGGGCGGTTCCGGCTGGACGCCCGGATCACCGCCGGGCCCGGCGAGGTGGTGGCGCTGCTCGGGCCGAACGGCGCGGGCAAGTCGACCGCGCTGCGCGCCCTGGCCGGGCTGCAGCCGCTCTCCTCCGGCCGGGTGCTGCTGGAGGGGCGGGACATCACCGCCGAACCGGTGGAGCGCCGCCCGATCGGCGTGGTCTTCCAGGACTACCTGCTGTTCGGGCACATGAGCGCGCTGGAGAACGTGGCGTTCGGACCGCGCTGCCGCGGCACGGGCCGCACCGAGGCCCGCGCGCTCGCCGCCGAGCTGCTGGCGGACATGGGGCTGGAGGCCTACGCCCACACCCGGCCGCGGCGGCTGTCCGGCGGGCAGGCCCAGCGGGTGGCGCTGGCCCGCGCGCTCGCGGTCCGGCCCCGGCTGCTCCTGCTCGACGAGCCGCTGGCCGCGCTGGACGCGCACACCCGGGTGGAGGTGCGCGCCGGGCTCAGCCGCCGGCTGCACGACTTCGACGGCGCCGCGGTGCTGGTCACCCACGACCCGCTGGAGGCGATGGTGCTCGCCGACCGGGTCACCGTGCTGGAGGGCGGGGGCGTGGTCCAGGAGGGCCCGCCGGCCGAGGTGGCCCGCTACCCGCGCACCGACTACGTGGCCCGGCTGGTCGGCCTCAACCTCTACCGGGGCGAGCGGCACGGCACCTCGATCGAGGTGGACGGCGCCGGGGAGAACCGTGCGGCCGGCGTCCGGATCGAGGTGGCCTCGCCGGGCGAGGGCCGGGTGTTCGCCGCCTTCCCGCCGCGCGCGGTCGCGCTCTACCGGGAGGAGCCGGTGGGCACCCCGCGCAACGTGTGGCGGCTGCGGGTCGAGGGCGTCGAGCGCTTCGGCGACCAGGTGCGGGTGCGGTTGGGCGGGGCGCTGCCGCTGAGCGCCGACATCACCCCGGCGGCCCTGGCCGAGCTGGCCCCGGAGCCCGGCGGCGAGGTGTGGGCGTCGGTGAAGGCCACCGAGGTGCAGTGCTATCCGGCCTGA
- a CDS encoding ABC transporter permease — MRAAEAPSRRRTAAAVRRGRTPWALLLPALIGLAFLVLPFAGLLARTPWADLVPLLSSAEVRGALWLSLSTATVATAVSLLFGVPLAWLIARTEFPGRRAVRALVTVPLVIPPVVGGVALLLVLGRNGLLGRYLYEWTGLSLPFTTAAVVVAQVFVAMPFLVISVEGALRGADRRYEEAAATLGASRWTAFRRVTLPMVAPGVVAGAVLAWARALGEFGATITFAGNFPGTTQTMPLAVYLAMQSSPEQAVVLSLVLLLVSLAILIALRDRWVGTP; from the coding sequence GTGAGGGCCGCCGAGGCGCCGAGCCGCCGCCGGACCGCCGCCGCGGTCCGGCGCGGCCGCACCCCCTGGGCGCTGCTGCTCCCGGCGCTGATCGGGCTGGCCTTCCTGGTGCTGCCGTTCGCCGGGCTGCTGGCCCGCACCCCGTGGGCCGACCTGGTGCCGCTGCTGTCCTCCGCGGAGGTCCGCGGGGCGCTGTGGCTCTCGCTGAGCACCGCCACCGTCGCCACCGCCGTCTCGCTGCTCTTCGGCGTGCCGCTGGCCTGGCTGATCGCGCGCACCGAGTTCCCCGGCCGGCGCGCGGTGCGCGCCCTGGTCACCGTTCCGCTGGTGATCCCGCCGGTGGTGGGCGGCGTGGCGCTGCTGCTGGTGCTGGGCCGCAACGGCCTGCTCGGCCGGTACCTGTACGAGTGGACCGGGCTGTCGCTGCCGTTCACCACCGCCGCGGTCGTCGTCGCCCAGGTGTTCGTGGCGATGCCCTTCCTGGTGATCAGCGTGGAGGGGGCGCTGCGCGGCGCGGACCGGCGCTACGAGGAGGCCGCCGCGACCCTGGGCGCCTCGCGGTGGACCGCGTTCCGCCGGGTCACCCTGCCGATGGTGGCGCCCGGGGTGGTCGCCGGCGCGGTGCTCGCCTGGGCCCGGGCGCTCGGCGAGTTCGGCGCCACCATCACCTTCGCCGGGAACTTCCCCGGCACGACGCAGACCATGCCGCTCGCGGTGTACCTGGCCATGCAGAGCAGCCCGGAGCAGGCGGTGGTGCTCAGCCTGGTCCTGCTGCTGGTCTCGCTGGCCATCCTCATCGCGCTGCGCGACCGATGGGTGGGGACGCCGTGA